One window of Saprospiraceae bacterium genomic DNA carries:
- a CDS encoding fibronectin type III domain-containing protein, with translation MNYILIYLFCLFQLPTIDFPRNVNAVETSTTTALIIWDETDSYCNYLLRYRIRISPGVYADWQPWQNYNGGQFNSHLFEGLEPATFYQYEIFASIRKENSQVVTNWFETK, from the coding sequence ATGAATTATATACTTATATACTTGTTTTGTCTTTTTCAATTGCCTACAATTGATTTTCCACGGAATGTAAATGCAGTTGAAACAAGTACTACAACAGCATTAATCATTTGGGATGAAACGGATAGTTATTGTAATTACTTATTACGGTACCGGATCCGGATTTCTCCAGGAGTGTATGCTGATTGGCAACCGTGGCAGAATTACAACGGTGGACAGTTCAATTCTCATTTATTTGAAGGTCTAGAACCAGCAACCTTTTATCAATATGAAATTTTTGCATCCATAAGAAAAGAAAATTCACAAGTAGTAACCAATTGGTTTGAAACAAAATAA
- a CDS encoding thioredoxin family protein, which yields MAYAELYIYTQTGCPHCTAVEPVIDDLKANFSNVAIINLRLGTTDDANHKLAQVFGIKLTPSAVIVENDKPTLYEGQDPFNSGQLRADYQKAIANGSKKNTTLPGSNTTTRPGPPVVVDPGPDQSNTNNKPILVAAGIVAALILIK from the coding sequence ATGGCATACGCTGAATTATACATTTATACACAAACCGGTTGCCCGCATTGTACAGCTGTTGAACCGGTAATTGATGATTTGAAAGCTAATTTCTCAAATGTTGCAATTATCAATTTAAGGCTTGGCACCACTGATGATGCTAATCATAAACTTGCTCAAGTTTTTGGAATTAAATTAACTCCATCTGCGGTTATCGTCGAAAATGACAAGCCAACTCTTTATGAGGGCCAAGATCCATTTAATTCTGGCCAGCTTAGGGCAGATTACCAAAAAGCAATTGCAAATGGATCTAAGAAAAATACAACATTGCCAGGCTCAAATACTACAACACGGCCGGGTCCACCAGTTGTCGTAGATCCTGGACCGGATCAATCCAACACAAATAATAAACCAATACTGGTAGCTGCAGGAATAGTGGCTGCTTTAATCCTTATAAAATAG